TTAATATCTCTGCACTAATGTTATCAACATCATCAATATCATTACCATATTTATTAGCATTATTAATGAAATTATATCTCATCTCTTGATATTTTTCACCTTCAAAATTATTTTTCATTCCATTTAATACTTCATCAAAAGTGTATTTTCCTTGGTCAAATACAAAAGTCTTTAATGCCATCAGTGAATCTGATAAATTTGGTAATCCAATTCCTTGCACTCCAGAAAAATTGTATTTTGCTCCACCCTCTGTAATGTCTTCACCTTTTTCAATACAATTTTGCATTAATGTTGATAGTAATGGAACAGGAGCATATTTTCTATGTCCTAAATCAACTAAATTACTTCCTTCCGCCATTAACGAAACATAATATGCTATTTTATTTTTAATTTCTTCAAATACATCATTAAATGTTACTTCTTTATTTTCAAATGAATATAATACTTTTTCCATTATTTTCATTATATTCAACATTGCAATATCATGTAAACCATATAATTTCCCTGGAAGTGATAATTCAACACATCCAACAACTGAATAATCTCTTGAATCTTCTAAAGATACACCACGTGATAAAAATGACTGTATTATTACATCATCATTGAATAATTGAGGAATACCTGTACCTAATGCTATTGTTTCACATGTTTTTTTTATGAATTTTCTTGGTTCAATATCATTAACTCTTACACCAAAGTTTGGTTGAGGTAATCTAATATCTTGATATGCATCTAAACATAAATATGATAACTCATTTACAGCAGATTGACCGTAAATTGTAAGTCCTCCAAGTAAAGCAGTATAACCTGAAGGGAATCCTGCAAAGAATTTAGCTGAATTTTCACTTCTTAACAAGACTACATCATTTGTTTTTACATAAAAAGCTTCTAGATATTCTTTTAAAATTTCAGGATCTTTTCCATCTTCAATATCTTTTTGATAAAATTTCCATAAATATTGATCAAATCTTCCTAATGAAATTGAACTTGCATTCGATTCCATCTGTAATATAATACTTGTATACCACAAAAGTTGTAATGCCTCTATAAAATTTGTTGCAGGTTTTTTTGAAACATGTTTAGAAACTTCTAACATCATTTTTAATTCTTTTTTTCTATTTTCATTCTCTTCTTCTAATATTAATTTTTCAATTAAAGATACATATCTTTCTATATGTTGTATCGATGCTCTTAAAGTTATTGATGAAGCTTTCAAAAAATTATTTTCAGGATTTTCTTTCAATTTTTTTTCAACCTCTAAAACTAAGTTTTCAAATCCCTTATTTAAAATTAATTCAAAATCAGGTATAATATGTCCTTGACCTTTATCTGTTTGATTTAAACTAAACACTTTCTCATTTACTGCTAATTGAATTTCTTCTCTTACTATTCCATTTAAGGAATCTTTTAATGATTTACCTGACCAATACGGATATAACTCTTCACAAAATATTTTTTTATCATGTTCAGTAAAAATAAATTGATCTTGTGGCCTATTATGTATTGTATCTTTTTCCTTATATATCCAATAAGGATCCATTTCAGGAGAAATAATTCCACTTCTTGGCTTAATAGTTCTATTTCCAGCAATTATTTCATTTTCTCTAATAGAAATTTCCATTTTTTCTAAAATATTTTTTGTAGCAAGAGCTCTTCTTATTATTTCAGGAAAACCTTCAGTTTCTTTATGACTTTCCGTATAAAGCAAAGCCCTTTCAATTGATATTTCTCTCTTATTTTTAAATAAGTCTTCTTTTAAATTTTGAATTCTTTGATTCATCAATATACCTCCAAGACTAGTATTTCAATATAATATTACCTCGTTTTTCTTGTTTTGTCAATATCTTTATTGTTTTTTATTGTTTTATGATAAATATTGATAATATCGTAATTTTAAGATATACTATAAATAAATCTTTAAAGAAGGTGAATATATGTTTGTTCAAGAACGTTTGGATAAAATTATTAACTTAATAAATGAAAACAAAAAAGTAAAAGTCAATGAATTAAGTGAATATTTTAATGTTTCAAAAGATCTTATTAGAAAAGATTTAGCTAAATTAGAAAATGCTGGACATTTAAAAAGAACTTATGGAGGAGCAATTAAAGTTAGACATTCAGCTGAAACAATAACAATTACATCTAGAATTTCAAAAAATGTTGAAAATAAGAAAAAATTAGCAATCAAAGCACTAAATGAAATTAAAGAAGGAGATTTAATATTTCTTGATATTTCTTCAATTAATTATATTTTAGCTCAAGAAATAATTAAAAATAATATGAATATAACTATTATTACTAATATGATAGATATTATGCATCTATTTTCTACAAATATTGATACAAAAACTAAAGTTATCGGAATTGGTGGACATTGCAATAAAATTATAGGTGGCTTTGTTGGATTATCTTCAGTTGAACAAATAAAAAAATATAATATTACAAAATCATTTATAGGAACCATTGGAATAAATATTGATTCAGGTATTGTTTCTACTTATGAAGAAGATGATGGTTTGACTAAAAAATGTATTATAGAGGGTAGTAAATTTAAATATTTAATTACTGAAAAATCTAAAATAGAACAAGATGGTGAATATATTTTTGCCTCTTTAACTGATTTTGATTCTATAATAATTGATTCTGATTTAAATAATAAGATAAAAAATAAAATA
The sequence above is drawn from the Streptobacillus canis genome and encodes:
- a CDS encoding formate C-acetyltransferase — encoded protein: MNQRIQNLKEDLFKNKREISIERALLYTESHKETEGFPEIIRRALATKNILEKMEISIRENEIIAGNRTIKPRSGIISPEMDPYWIYKEKDTIHNRPQDQFIFTEHDKKIFCEELYPYWSGKSLKDSLNGIVREEIQLAVNEKVFSLNQTDKGQGHIIPDFELILNKGFENLVLEVEKKLKENPENNFLKASSITLRASIQHIERYVSLIEKLILEEENENRKKELKMMLEVSKHVSKKPATNFIEALQLLWYTSIILQMESNASSISLGRFDQYLWKFYQKDIEDGKDPEILKEYLEAFYVKTNDVVLLRSENSAKFFAGFPSGYTALLGGLTIYGQSAVNELSYLCLDAYQDIRLPQPNFGVRVNDIEPRKFIKKTCETIALGTGIPQLFNDDVIIQSFLSRGVSLEDSRDYSVVGCVELSLPGKLYGLHDIAMLNIMKIMEKVLYSFENKEVTFNDVFEEIKNKIAYYVSLMAEGSNLVDLGHRKYAPVPLLSTLMQNCIEKGEDITEGGAKYNFSGVQGIGLPNLSDSLMALKTFVFDQGKYTFDEVLNGMKNNFEGEKYQEMRYNFINNANKYGNDIDDVDNISAEILRFYCKEVEKYTNPRGGIFTPGSYTVSAHIPLGEVVGATPDGRYKGEQLADGGLSPMFGRDVFGPTAVLKSLSKLDNVLLTNGSLLNVKFSPSALKDDKGINNFVNFVYAYMKLKLTHIQFNVIGIETLKEAQKNPEKYANLVVRVAGYSAFFSELNKKIQDDIIHRTEHNL
- a CDS encoding DeoR/GlpR family DNA-binding transcription regulator, with the translated sequence MFVQERLDKIINLINENKKVKVNELSEYFNVSKDLIRKDLAKLENAGHLKRTYGGAIKVRHSAETITITSRISKNVENKKKLAIKALNEIKEGDLIFLDISSINYILAQEIIKNNMNITIITNMIDIMHLFSTNIDTKTKVIGIGGHCNKIIGGFVGLSSVEQIKKYNITKSFIGTIGINIDSGIVSTYEEDDGLTKKCIIEGSKFKYLITEKSKIEQDGEYIFASLTDFDSIIIDSDLNNKIKNKIKKFDINIK